TCAGAAAGGCAAAGACGGGTGCCTTCACCAGCCCCACCAGGAAATGGCGCAGGGCAATGTCCCGCTCCACAATCGCCATGAACTGGGTGGGCGAGATATCCAGCACCAGGGCACACACCATGGCACCGCCCACCATGCCGGCAATCATGCCCACGAAGGTGAGAATCGGCAGGCTTACCACCATGGCCAGTACCCGTGGCAGCACCAGCAGTTCGATGGGGTTCAGTCCCAGGGTGCGAATGGCGTCGAGCTCCTCGTTCACCTTCATGGCGCCGATATGGGCGGTGAACGAACTGGCGGTTCGGCCGGCGAGCAGGATGGCGGCCAGCAATACGCCAAATTCCCGCAGGAACGAGAAAGCCACCAGGTTGACCGTGTAAATGGTGGCGCCAAAATCCTCCAGCACGGTAGCGCCAAGAAACGCCACCACCGCGCCCACCAGAAAGGTCAGCAGCGCCACGATGGGCAGCGCATTCAGGCCAGTGTCGTGTACCGACGCCACGAACGGGGTGATCCGCCACCGCTGGGGGCGAACGAGAGTCCAGCCCAGGGTGGCAAGGGTCTGCCCGATAAACCCGGTAAGAGTCCAGATCAGCTGGGCAATGCTTTCCACCTTCTGGCCGGTTCCGACCACCACGCTCATCACCAGGGAAGGCTCAGCCAGCCGGGCTTCCGGCTGGTCTTTCAGCGCCTCGCACACGGCCGTGATAAGGGCGGACTTCTCTCTTGGCAGCGTGTGATTGCCGGATGCCTCGGCCAGGAGCCGGTCCGGGCCGATCAGGTTGGCCAGTTGTGTTGCCCCGGCGGTGTCGATCCGCCGAAGCCCGGAGAGATCAATGTGCACGTTCTTGAAATCCGAGGAAGCCAGGTTCGTCGCCTGCCGGGAGAGGGCGCGGTAATGGGTCAGCAACCAGTCACCAGCAACGGCAAGCTGGCCTGCATCCAGAGTGATGGAGCCGGGTGATGAGGCACTGGTTTGAGACTGCTCGGATGGCGAGGCGCTGGGCACGTGCTGTCGTTCCATGAGTAAATTTGCTCGGCATTGAACAGCTTAGAGACTGCGAGCCGCCATGGCCAGTTTCTGGCCACAAAGTCCGGTAAAACAAAAACTTGTTAAAAACGGTTGACGACCGAACGGTAATCCGTAGAATACGCAGCCGTTGACGAGGCAATGCCCCGGCAGCGTAGAGCGGGAATAGCTCAGTTGGTAGAGCACAACCTTGCCAAGGTTGGGGTCGCGAGTTCGAATCTCGTTTCCCGCTCCAATTTCAAGTCTCTCAATGCCCACCTGAGAGCACAAAGATCCGATTCCTTCGATCTTTCCCGGCGCGGTGGCAGAGTGGTTATGCAGCGGACTGCAACTCCGTGTACGCCGGTTCGATTCCGACCCGCGCCTCCAATTTTCTCCTTTAAGACGTCCCTATCGCCAGGCTCAATGGTTCTCACAACCGTTGTCTCTTCGATCATTGGCGAATAGCGCCGCCCTGTCGGCAACACGGCCTGATGTGCTTCAATAGGTTGTGGAGTATCGCGCCAGCCAAACTGGCGGACTCGGCAGCATGGAGCCTGGCCAATAACAATGACAACCAACGCAAAAACCGGCAACGCCCGGCGGGGATCACCGCGGGGCCGGCAACTGGAGCCGGCCATACTTTCCGAACTGCGGGACCTAATCGGCGACGAACGTCTCGACGCAAGCCTGCGCCGTCGCGATCTTCTGATCGAGCATTTGCACCAGTTGCAGGACGCGAAGGGCCACCTCTCCATGGCCTGGCTCCGGGCCCTGGCGGCCTACATGAACCTGCCCATGGCGGCCATCTATGAAACCGCCACCTTCTACGCCCATTTCGACGTGGTTCACGATGAGCAAACCCCGCCGCCCGAAATCACGGTAAGAGTCTGCGATTCACTCTCGTGCCAGTTGGCCGGTGCCGAAGCTTTGCACCAGGCGCTCAGCCAGGGCGCCAATCCAGCTCAGGTAAGGGTGGTCAGCGCACCCTGCATGGGCCGCTGCGACACCGCGCCTGTGGTGGCGGTGGGGCATCACCACGTGGGCAACGCCACGCCCGAAAACGTGAATGAAGCCATCCACCAGGGCAACACCCGGCCGGCTCCAATCCAATGGCAGCGCCTGGCGGATTACCAGGCCTGCGGTGGCTACCAGCTGCTGACCGATTGCCGGGAAGGGCGGGTTAGTGTTGAGCAGCTTCTGGAAGAGCTCGAACACTCCGGTCTGCGGGGGCTTGGTGGCGCCGGCTTCCCCACCTTCCGCAAATGGCAGGCGGTGCGGGCCGAGCCCGGCCCCCGGTATGCGGTGATCAACGCCGACGAAGGC
The nucleotide sequence above comes from Marinobacter gudaonensis. Encoded proteins:
- a CDS encoding MlaE family ABC transporter permease; this encodes MERQHVPSASPSEQSQTSASSPGSITLDAGQLAVAGDWLLTHYRALSRQATNLASSDFKNVHIDLSGLRRIDTAGATQLANLIGPDRLLAEASGNHTLPREKSALITAVCEALKDQPEARLAEPSLVMSVVVGTGQKVESIAQLIWTLTGFIGQTLATLGWTLVRPQRWRITPFVASVHDTGLNALPIVALLTFLVGAVVAFLGATVLEDFGATIYTVNLVAFSFLREFGVLLAAILLAGRTASSFTAHIGAMKVNEELDAIRTLGLNPIELLVLPRVLAMVVSLPILTFVGMIAGMVGGAMVCALVLDISPTQFMAIVERDIALRHFLVGLVKAPVFAFLIAVIGCLEGFKVAGSAQSVGEHTTSSVVQSIFMVILLDSIAALFFMEMGW